In Daphnia pulex isolate KAP4 chromosome 7, ASM2113471v1, one genomic interval encodes:
- the LOC124197013 gene encoding carbohydrate sulfotransferase 11-like has protein sequence MTRQKYQNGWLKFSQIGGVYKNFNQNLNTMRAIPRCGLHQIVICFFVCSLSLILFLNQLCSNDIALSPETDFTAEEITQLERKNLIQERCGETTKEKQPRRTKVTPVRFKIEDRHRVMYCDVPKVASTYLKGLMLVLSGVVEFNNLESLFPKSTIHEKNPLRMFDANNLADTIQNGVGNFTKFIFVRHPFERLVSAYQDKLAGDNVFYQKAVGIAIIRKYRKEPSALSLQKGHDVTFPEFVDFIVDEWNDGRVPLDVHWRPVVDLCHPCSMGYDFIGKFETLDQDVDHLLQTLNESGLTSQLLKSPGNTKPKTTATLWSQSMKTLSRKQLNELDNIFTEDFRLFGYPQETTEQ, from the exons ATGACAcgacaaaaatatcaaaacggATGGCTAAAGTTTAGTCAAATTGGCGGggtttacaaaaatttcaatcaaaatttgaatacgATGAGAGCAATACCGAGATGTGGACTACACCAAATCGTCATCTGTTTTTTCGTGTGCTCTTTGTCGCTAATATTATTTCTCAATCAGCTGTGCTCAAATGACATCGCTTTGTCCCCTGAAACAGATTTCACGGCCGAGGAAATCACGCAACTGGAGAGGAAGAATTTAATCCAAGAGCGATGcggagaaacaacaaaagagaaacaaccAAGACGCACAAAGGTCACCCCGGTGAGGTTCAAAATTGAAGATCGACATCGAGTCATGTACTGCGACGTTCCCAAA GTGGCCAGTACGTACTTGAAAGGACTCATGTTGGTACTTTCAGGCGTAGTCGAGTTCAACAACCTGGAATCTCTTTTTCCGAAATCGACTATCCACGAAAAAAATCCACTGCGAATGTTTGACGCCAACAATTTGGCGGATACTATCCAAAATGGAGTGGGCAATTTcaccaaattcattttcgttcGCCATCCGTTCGAGAGGCTCGTCTCTGCCTACCAAGACAAACTCGCCGGTGATAATGTGTTTTACCAAAAGGCGGTTGGAATAGCCATCATCAGAAAATATCGTAAAGAACCCAGTGCGCTATCTTTGCAAAAGGGTCACGACGTCACTTTTCCAGAGTTTGTCGATTTCATCGTCGACGAGTGGAACGACGGGCGGGTACCGCTGGACGTCCACTGGCGACCGGTCGTCGACCTATGCCATCCGTGTTCCATGGGATACGATTTCATCGGAAAATTCGAAACGCTCGACCAAGACGTCGATCATTTGCTGCAGACATTGAACGAAAGTGGCCTGACGAGTCAATTACTTAAATCGCCAGGTAACACGAAACCGAAAACGACTGCGACTTTGTGGAGCCAATCCATGAAAACGCTCAGCCGGAAGCAGTTGAATGAACTCGACAACATTTTTACGGAAGATTTTCGCCTGTTTGGATACCCGCAAGAAACCACAGAACAATAA
- the LOC124197015 gene encoding uncharacterized protein LOC124197015, which yields MPIMFKSRAFPVPVAAIYWIDDQRSNADKLTKMEKMMKVLLLVVVVAVVLETASTCDCDYRKGGCHMVSPASTGMACKCVYRGAWICRGRQVSCRDHNHLLCQNPDNSKEACEFANGDCGGYSPHISD from the exons ATGCCAATCATGTTCAAATCGAGAGCTTTTCCGGTGCCAGTCGCTGCCATTTACTGGATCGATGATCAACGTAGCAACGCAGATAAG TTgacaaaaatggagaaaatg ATGAAAGTATTGCTTTTGGTAGTCGTCGTGGCTGTCGTACTCGAAACAGCATCGACCTGCGACTGCGATTACAGAAAGGGTGGCTGCCATATGGTGAGTCCAGCCAGTACAGGCATGGCTTGCAAATGCGTTTACAGAGGCGCATGGATATGCCGAGGTCGTCAAGTGAGTTGCAGAGACCACAACCACCTTCTGTGCCAAAACCCCGACAATTCAAAAGAGGCGTGCGAATTTGCCAATGGAGACTGCGGTGGTTATAGTCCTCACATATCCGACTAA
- the LOC124197014 gene encoding uncharacterized protein LOC124197014 encodes MIYGVFFVLLWTFAHAAVSLDLEEKFHQLNENYDKVLAELKEKDQQYKALTAKVNQLETKLQQQESLTMASQSEPSAGHNSTKVLRQATVKVPTSCLDVYINGQTTNMATPLSGIYLIMGPKFVETVFCDFTKLTTDPSSQRWIGYADIKSAPIYFYVQRNTPFTAANIPIPFQIERVNIGGAMDLPSGKFTAPRDGTYFFSFAGLALFQNSTSKVYLKIALYSNGAYVGTSECAETNTAGHSSTLTLQLTLNLQKGVQVWLQIWAIAAEVSLWDSRYNHTHFTGWILQEEIANSLL; translated from the exons atgatttacgGAGTCTTTTTCGTGTTACTTTGGACTTTTGCTCACGCAGCTGTCAGTCTTGACttggaagaaaaattccaTCAACTCAATGAAAATTAT GATAAAGTTCTAGCTGAATTGAAGGAAAAGGATCAACAATAT AAAGCATTAACGGCCAAAGTCAATCAACTGGAAACCAAATTACAACAGCAAGAATCGTTAACAATGGCCTCGCAAAGCGAACCGAGTGCCGGCCATAACTCAACCAAAGTCCTTCGCCAGGCGACTGTAAAGGTGCCAACTTCATGCCTGGATGTCTACATCAACGGACAGACGACCAACATGGCCACACCTTTAAGCGGAATCTATTTGATTATGGGTCCCAAATTCGTCGAAACCGTTTTCTGCGACTTTACTAAATTGACCACCGATCCCA GCTCCCAGCGATGGATCGGATATGCCGATATCAAATCAGCCCCCATCTACTTCTACGTTCAAAGGAACACCCCCTTCACCGCCGCCAACATTCCGATCCCGTTTCAAATTGAGCGCGTTAACATTGGGGGCGCCATGGATTTGCCATCGGGGAAATTCACGGCGCCTCGAGACGGAACCTACTTCTTTTCCTTTGCCGGCCTTGCtctatttcaaaattcaacgaGTAAAGTTTACTTGAAAATAGCTCTTTACTCTAATGGGGCTTATGTCGGGACGAGCGAGTGCGCAGAGACCAACACCGCTGGCCACTCGAGTACGTTGACACTTCAATTGACGCTGAATTTGCAAAAGGGAGTTCAAGTTTGGTTGCAGATCTGGGCTATCGCAGCAGAAGTTTCACTGTGGGATTCTCGATATAACCACACTCACTTTACCGGATGGATTCTACAGGAGGAAATCGCTAATAGCCTTTTGTAA